The window ACGCGCTCGCCGCCCAGCTGGCGCGGGACGGCGCCAGCCTGGCCGGGATCGAGTACGCGCCGTACGCGATGGTGAACTTCCGGACCGATCGGCACCAGTTCTTCGCCGGGCTGCACGTGCCGGCCGAGGCGCAGCCCAGCGCGGACAGCGACGGGGTGTCCCGGGTGATGGATCTGCAGCACGGCTACTGCCCGGAGGTCGTCGGGCGGGGCCGGGCGCTGGTGCTCGACGACGTCTGCGCGCACCCGCGGTTCGAGAGCAACGAGGTCGTCGATCTGATCGGGATCCGCAGCTACCTCGGGGACGTCGTGCACGACCCGCGCACCGGCATCGTGCTGGGGACGGCGTGCATCGTCGACACCGAGCGGCGGTCCTGGGGACGGGCGGGCCTGAAGCTGATCAAGGACACCGTGGCGCAGATCGAGCAACAGATCGGTGCGCTCGATCGCTGAGCACGGTCGCGGCGGCGGCGCGACACGCCGCCGCCCACGTCAGACCGCTTCGGCCTTCGCGAAAGCCTCCGGGCGGGGTGTCGGGAGCGGGACGAGCTCCGCGGGCTCCGGGGCCTGGGCGAACCGGGTGGACCAGGGCGCGCCCTTCACCGTGCCGAGCGCGGTCTCGGCCAGGCGCAGCCGCTGCACCGCCGACGTGCCAGCCGGCGGAAGGATGTGGAACGCGTCGCGCTGGTAGCGGGTGATCGGCGATTCCTCCGGAAACAGACCGTGGGCGCCGTGGATCTCCAGCGCGAGTCGGGCCGAGTCGAGCGCGTACTCCGCGTTGATCAGCTTGGCGTTCTGCAACTCGGCGTCGCAGGGTTGGCCCTCGTCGAGCAGGTGCGCAGCGTGGTAGGCCGCGAGCCGGGCGGTCATCAGCGCCGACTGCATGCGCCCGATCTGGTCCCGGACGGTCGGGAGTTCGGCGACCGGCTGCCCGTACCGCCGCTGCCAGGTCGCGAAGCGCACGGTCTCGGCGACGATCGCCTCGTGGATGCCGAGCGACACCGCGGTCAGGTTCGGCCGGCCGACCAGAATGCTGGACGAGTACGCGACGTCCAGCCCGTCGCCCTCCGCTCCGAGGAGGTTCGCCGCGGGCACCCGGCAGTCGTCGAAGATCAGCTCCCCGAAGCTGAACCCGGGCAGCCCCATCGCCGGGCGGTGCGGCGCGAGCGAGAAGCCGGGGCGATCGGCCTCGACCAGGAACGCCGAGAGCCCGCGGCTGCCGCTGCCGGTCCGCGCGACGACGCCGTGCAGGTCACCGACGTGGCTGTTGCCGACGAACGCCTTGCGTCCGTTCAGCACGTAGGAGTCGCCGTCGCGCCGGGCGGTGGTCGACATCCCGAGGACGTGGCTGCCGGACGTCTTCTCGGTGACCGCGATCGTCGGCAGGCAGTCTCCGGCCGCGATCGCCGGCAGCCACCGTCTCTTCTGCGCTTCGGTGCCGAAGTGGAGGATCTTCGCGGTGCCGAGCTGCGACGCCTGCACCATCGCGCCCATCGCCCCGCTGACCCGGGACAGTTCCTCGATGAGGATCGTCTTCGCGACGTGACCGGCGTCCATACCGCCGTACTCGGCGCCGATCGTGGCGCCGATCCAGCCCTGGCGGGCGATGAGTCTGGACAGCTCGTGGGCGACGCCGCGGTCGTCCTCCATCTCCGGGACGCGGGGGCGGACCTCCTGCTCGGCGAACGTCCGCACCTCCTGCCGGATCCGGTCGTGGCGCTCGGTGGTGAAATAGCCGTCCATACGCAGCCTCCGTCGCGAGTCGTCGGGCGGCCGGTCACCCGCTGCTGGCGGGGTGCGGCGGGCCGACGACGATGGTGCATCTGGTCCTGGGGGCGGGGTCATGAGGTGGCGGAAACGCCAGTCGGCAACAGCTCCGTCCTGAGTGGCGCTGAGGTAACCCTGGCGCCTACCCGAGACCGACGCATCGGTCGCGGGGGGTCATTCGAGGGTCACTTCTGGTATTCCCAGGACCGGGCCGTCCGCGGCGGTTCCCCACCAGAACGGTGGAGAAGGTGCGGATGCGGCAGCCGGGGGAGCCGGCGCGTGCCCCCGAAGTGAGCCGAGCGGCTCCCTCCGGGGTGTCCGCTACGTACCGTAGCGCCGGTTCGATGCCGAGACGCGATACTTCCGGGTCGGATGAGGGCTGACGTGACTTCTGTTGACGACGGGTCGGGTGCGGCCCATTGGTCGCTTCGCGTCTCTCGACCCAGGCGTTACTTCGCATATTATTCAAAGCGTCGTAAAATGGACTAGTGGTGCAACGGGGGACGAGCATGCTCAAGCCGTTCCCGGACGGCTCTGCCCCGCCGCTCATCCACGTCGGGCGTCGCCCCGTCCACGATCGGGCCGGTGCCGTCGTCGCCTACCGGTTGCTGTTCCGCGACACCGCGGTGGGGGCCGTCGCGACGCCGGCCCGCACCGCGGCGCTCACCCAGACGATCGTGGCCGCGTTCACCGAGTTCGGCATCGAGGAGCTGGTCGGGCCGGTGACCTGCCTGGTCGCCGTGAACCGCGACTTCCTCGCCGGCGTGGTGCCGCTGCCGTTCGCGCCGGGCCGCACCGTGCTCGCCGTCGACGACCCGTTCCCGCTGGACGACGTCGCCGTCGCCGGTGCGGCCGGGCTGGCCGGCCGGGGGTTTCCGCTCGCGGTGGACGCGTACACCTGGGGAACGCCGCAGGAGCGCCTGCTCCCGCTCGCCGACTACGTGACGCTCGACCTCCGCGGCGCCGACCGGGCCACGGCCGACGCGGCCCGCCACCGGTTCTCCGCCTATCCGCGGGCCCGCCTGATCGCGGGCCACCTGGAGACCGCGGAACAGTTCGAGCACGCGTTCGAGCTGGGCTTCCGGCTGTTCGAAGGGCCGGCGGTCGGGCGGGTGGCGGTCGCGTCCCGTCCCGGGCTCTCCACCACCGCGACCGCTCGGCTGCGCCTGATCGCGGTGCTCAGCCGGGAGGACGTGTCGATCGACGACGTCACCACCGCGGTGACGCAGGATCCCGCGGTCAGCTACCGCCTGCTGCGCGCGGCCGGTGCCGCGGCGTCCGGGCAGACCAGCAAGGTGACGTCGCTCCGGGAGGCGGTCGTCCTGCTCGGCCTCGACCGGATCCGCGGGTGGGTGGCGCTGATGCTGCTCAGTGACTCCGCGACGTTCGACCGGCACCGGGCCTCGGTCGTGCTCAGCCGGGCCCGCTTCTGCCGTGACCTCGCCGCGCTCCACGACGCGCCGCCGGACGCCGCGTTCACCGTCGGCCTGCTCTCCGGCCTCGCCGAGATCCTGGGCCTGCCCACCGACCGGCTGGTCGCCGCCCTCCCGCTCGCGGACGCGCTGATCGCCGCCCTGGTCGACGGGGCCGGTCCGCTCGGCGCCGTCCTGCGCACCGCCGTCCGCTACAGCGACGGGGTGGTCGAGCGGCTGCCGGGGGTGGTGGATCCGCGCCGGCTCGTCGAGGCGCAGCTCGGCGCCTTCCGATGGACGAACCGCCTGCTCGCGACCGCGGTGTGACGGGCGGGCGTCGCCAGACCGGATCGTGTCGTTGGGCGGTGAGGGATGTTCTGGGGGGTTATCGTGTATTTCGGCATATCGGGAGGTCGACGTGGGCGTCACGGCCACGGGGTGGGCGCTGACCATCGGCGTGATCCTCGCGCTGCTCGCGCTGGACCTGGTGCTCGGCACCGTCCGCCCGCACGCGGTCGGGTTCCGTGAGGCCACCGCCTGGTCGGTGTTCTACATCCTGGTCGCGGTGGTGTTCGGCGTCGTCCTCGCCGGACAGTACGGCTGGGGCTACGGCGCCGAGTACTTCGCCGGCTACATCGTCGAGAAGAGCCTCTCGGTCGACAACCTGTTCGTCTTCGTCATCATCATGTCCACGTTCGCTGTGCCCCGCGAGCACCAGCACAAGGTGCTGACGTTCGGGATCATCGCCGCACTGGTGCTGCGGGCGATCTTCATCGCGGTCGGGGCGGCCCTGCTCCAGCTGTTCTCGTTCATGTTCCTGATCTTCGGGCTGATCCTGCTGTGGACCGCCGTCCAACTGTTCCGGCACCGGGCCGAGGACCCGGACATCGAGAACAACGCCCTGGTGCGGAACGCGCGCCGGATACTCCCGGTCACCGACGACTACATCGACGGACGCCTGCTGGCCCGCGTCGACGGGCGTCGAGTCGTGACCCCGCTGTTCCTGGTACTGATCGCGATCGGCGGCACCGACATCCTGTTCGCCCTGGACTCGATCCCCGCCGTCTTCGGCGTCACCGACGAGGCGTACCTGGTCTTCGTCGCGAACGCGTTCGCGCTGCTCGGTCTGCGGGCGCTGTTCTTCTTGGTCACCGGCTTGCTCGACCGCCTGGTGTACTTGTCGGCCGGGTTGGCGCTGATCCTGGCGTTCATCGGCGTCAAGCTGGTGCTGCACTGGGCGCACGGGCTGAGCGACGCGGTGCCCGAGATCCCGACGCCGCTCTCGCTCGTCGTCATTCTCGGGATCCTGGCGATCACCACCGTGGCGAGCCTGCTCAAGACCCGGCGGGATCCGGCGGCGAAGGCACACGCCGGCGTCGTCCTGGGCTCCCCGTCGCACGGCGCCTCGCCCCCCGCGGGCGACGAGCGGCCACGCGGCCGCCACCGCAGCAGCTGAGGCGCGCCGCAGGGTCCATCGGCGCGGCGCGGGGCGGCGCGCGAACGGCGGCGGCGTACGCGTGCGGTGCTCATCCGGCGTGCGGTCACCCGCCGTTGCGCAGAGCGACGATACGGTGACGCGATGCGTCTTCTCGCCGCCCTGGTCATGCTGGCCACGGCCCTCACCCCGGACGCCGCCACCGCACCGGCGACCCGCCCCGGGGCCGTCCCCACCGCCGCGGCCGCGGTGGAGACCGAGCCGGTGGCCCACTCCGCCGCCGCCGCGCTCGACGTCGGGCTCTGGCGGGATCCCGCGCGGCGCCGCCGGTCGATGCTGGTGGGTACCGACCAGAAGGGCCCGCTGGAGACGTACGACCTGTCCGGTCGCCGGCTGCAGCGGATCAACAACGTCTACCCGACCGGCGTCGACGTCCGGGGCAACGTCGTGGTCGCCACCTCGGGGCGGACGCTGCGCGTCTACACGGTGGACCCCGGCACCCGTCGGCTGACCCAGCGTGCGGTGGTGCCGACCGGAGTGACGCCGTACGGGCTCTGCCTCTACCGCTCCGCACGCACCGAGCGGCTGCACGCGTTCGCCACCTCGGTCGGCGGGCGGGTCGAGCAGTGGCAGCTCACCGTTCGTGGCCGCCGGGTGGCCGCGAAGTCGCTGCGCACCTGGAAGATCGGGACCCGGCTGGACGCCTGCGTCGCCGACGACTCGAACGGCGCCTTGTACGTCAGCGAGCAGCGGTACGCGGTCTGGCGGTATCGGGCAGAGCCGGACGCCGGCCTGGGACGGACCCGGGTGGATTGGGCGAAGACGCGGTGGAGCGGCGCCGACGGCAAGGTGACGGCGAACGCCGAGGGCCTGGCGATCGCCGGCGACCGGCTCTACGTGTCGTCCCAGGGCAGCAGCGACTTCGCGGTCTACCACCGGGTGAGCAACGCCTACCTGGGCCGGTTCCGGGTCGCGAACAGCACCGGCGACTCCGGGGTGGACGGCTGCCAGGACAGCGTCGGGATCGAGGCGACCAGCCGCCCGCTGGGCCCGCGGTTCCCGAACGGCCTGTTCGTCTGCCACGACGGGTACAACGTCGACGACACGACCGTGCACCGGGAGAACTTCAAGCTGGTACCGATGACCCGCGCGATGCGTCCGTGATCAGCACGGTGCGTCGCCGTCGGTCCCGCGCCTCGCCGTCGGCCCCGCCGCGTTAGTCCAGCGCGGCGAGCGCGTCGATCTCGACGAGCATCTCCTCCCGGGGCAGCCCGGTCATCACCGTCGTGCGCGCGGGCAGCACCCCGGACGCGACCCGCGCCGAGACGAACGCCCCGTACGCCTCGTTCATGATCGGGAAGTGGGCCCGGTCGGTGAGGTAGACCCGCAGCATCAGCACGTCGTCGAAGGTCGCGCCGCCCGCCCGCAGGATCGCCTCGACGTTGCGCAGCGTCTGTTCGGTCTGCTTGGCGACGTCGCCCGGGTACAGGTACTCGTTCGTCGCCGGGTCCACCGGGCCCTGCCCGGACACCTGGAGCAGACCGCCCTTGCGGACCCCCTGGGAGAACGTGTGAGCGGGCGTCGGGGCCTGATCGCTGACGATCGCGGTACGGGTGTTCACGGGGTGTCTTCTCCTCCGGTTCGGTACCCGCAGTCGCGGGAGACGTCGGCGGCCGCCGCCACCAGGGACGGGACGAGCTCCAGCACGCCGTCGTAGGGGAGCAGGACGTCCGGGACGGACACCGATACGGCGGCCAGCGTCCGCCCGTCGGCGCCGTGGATCGGGGCGCCGACGCAGTTGATGAACGTCTCGTTCTCGGCGTGGTCGGTGGCCCAGCCACGGTCGGCCACCCGCGCCACCTCGGCCAGCAACTCGTCCGGGCTGCCGGGGGTCCGCTCGGTGAAGCGCGGGTAGTCCAGCACGGCG is drawn from Cryptosporangium minutisporangium and contains these coding sequences:
- a CDS encoding RidA family protein, which produces MNTRTAIVSDQAPTPAHTFSQGVRKGGLLQVSGQGPVDPATNEYLYPGDVAKQTEQTLRNVEAILRAGGATFDDVLMLRVYLTDRAHFPIMNEAYGAFVSARVASGVLPARTTVMTGLPREEMLVEIDALAALD
- a CDS encoding acyl-CoA dehydrogenase family protein; protein product: MDGYFTTERHDRIRQEVRTFAEQEVRPRVPEMEDDRGVAHELSRLIARQGWIGATIGAEYGGMDAGHVAKTILIEELSRVSGAMGAMVQASQLGTAKILHFGTEAQKRRWLPAIAAGDCLPTIAVTEKTSGSHVLGMSTTARRDGDSYVLNGRKAFVGNSHVGDLHGVVARTGSGSRGLSAFLVEADRPGFSLAPHRPAMGLPGFSFGELIFDDCRVPAANLLGAEGDGLDVAYSSSILVGRPNLTAVSLGIHEAIVAETVRFATWQRRYGQPVAELPTVRDQIGRMQSALMTARLAAYHAAHLLDEGQPCDAELQNAKLINAEYALDSARLALEIHGAHGLFPEESPITRYQRDAFHILPPAGTSAVQRLRLAETALGTVKGAPWSTRFAQAPEPAELVPLPTPRPEAFAKAEAV
- a CDS encoding TerC family protein is translated as MGVTATGWALTIGVILALLALDLVLGTVRPHAVGFREATAWSVFYILVAVVFGVVLAGQYGWGYGAEYFAGYIVEKSLSVDNLFVFVIIMSTFAVPREHQHKVLTFGIIAALVLRAIFIAVGAALLQLFSFMFLIFGLILLWTAVQLFRHRAEDPDIENNALVRNARRILPVTDDYIDGRLLARVDGRRVVTPLFLVLIAIGGTDILFALDSIPAVFGVTDEAYLVFVANAFALLGLRALFFLVTGLLDRLVYLSAGLALILAFIGVKLVLHWAHGLSDAVPEIPTPLSLVVILGILAITTVASLLKTRRDPAAKAHAGVVLGSPSHGASPPAGDERPRGRHRSS
- a CDS encoding phytase, with protein sequence MRLLAALVMLATALTPDAATAPATRPGAVPTAAAAVETEPVAHSAAAALDVGLWRDPARRRRSMLVGTDQKGPLETYDLSGRRLQRINNVYPTGVDVRGNVVVATSGRTLRVYTVDPGTRRLTQRAVVPTGVTPYGLCLYRSARTERLHAFATSVGGRVEQWQLTVRGRRVAAKSLRTWKIGTRLDACVADDSNGALYVSEQRYAVWRYRAEPDAGLGRTRVDWAKTRWSGADGKVTANAEGLAIAGDRLYVSSQGSSDFAVYHRVSNAYLGRFRVANSTGDSGVDGCQDSVGIEATSRPLGPRFPNGLFVCHDGYNVDDTTVHRENFKLVPMTRAMRP
- a CDS encoding GAF domain-containing protein; amino-acid sequence: MPFDDETGLDLPRPDLQAPQRVARLRELGLYDTPDAAFDALAAQLARDGASLAGIEYAPYAMVNFRTDRHQFFAGLHVPAEAQPSADSDGVSRVMDLQHGYCPEVVGRGRALVLDDVCAHPRFESNEVVDLIGIRSYLGDVVHDPRTGIVLGTACIVDTERRSWGRAGLKLIKDTVAQIEQQIGALDR
- a CDS encoding EAL and HDOD domain-containing protein, with amino-acid sequence MVQRGTSMLKPFPDGSAPPLIHVGRRPVHDRAGAVVAYRLLFRDTAVGAVATPARTAALTQTIVAAFTEFGIEELVGPVTCLVAVNRDFLAGVVPLPFAPGRTVLAVDDPFPLDDVAVAGAAGLAGRGFPLAVDAYTWGTPQERLLPLADYVTLDLRGADRATADAARHRFSAYPRARLIAGHLETAEQFEHAFELGFRLFEGPAVGRVAVASRPGLSTTATARLRLIAVLSREDVSIDDVTTAVTQDPAVSYRLLRAAGAAASGQTSKVTSLREAVVLLGLDRIRGWVALMLLSDSATFDRHRASVVLSRARFCRDLAALHDAPPDAAFTVGLLSGLAEILGLPTDRLVAALPLADALIAALVDGAGPLGAVLRTAVRYSDGVVERLPGVVDPRRLVEAQLGAFRWTNRLLATAV